From a single Micromonospora carbonacea genomic region:
- a CDS encoding EI24 domain-containing protein has translation MDPQPRPFPPSDPPTGQVLPSAYGLPPAYRVPSRAQLVPVESGNQAAPAAGGPMAWDGTGSSAAQLAGAAGHAVGVAGHQTLRAAKATGTRIGRFFIGVGYFFRGGKLFVTTPALWAFVLLPLALTGLALLGLQEATGMLVERLTGWLLGFASGWPEVVRWIVDKALWAAFSLFFHGAMTALTVPLTMLFGAAFFPALTRGVIRRTGGTNQGAPSWFRSAAVCLRQTVIVTLVLHVGWLIILPLLWIPGVNLVAAFGVGLLFNGFLTGSLVLAVPLHHHGVRGVGEQLRFAWRNLGFTLGFGMTSICVLILPVLSVRMLTLLPISPVFAVPGVALYLLTAPSTLVGAVLLHQRIESTGTAGTAGGVDSGGSARASGNAWSTRPSALPAANPASQA, from the coding sequence ATGGATCCGCAGCCGCGTCCGTTTCCGCCGAGTGATCCGCCGACCGGCCAGGTCCTCCCGTCGGCCTATGGCCTCCCTCCGGCCTACCGGGTCCCGTCGCGTGCGCAGCTGGTGCCAGTGGAGTCGGGGAATCAGGCGGCGCCGGCTGCGGGCGGGCCGATGGCATGGGACGGGACCGGCTCGTCAGCAGCCCAGCTGGCGGGTGCTGCGGGGCATGCCGTCGGGGTCGCGGGGCACCAGACGCTGCGCGCCGCGAAGGCGACCGGTACCAGGATCGGGCGCTTCTTCATCGGTGTCGGTTACTTCTTCCGCGGTGGCAAGCTGTTCGTCACCACGCCCGCCCTCTGGGCGTTCGTGCTGCTTCCCCTCGCGCTGACCGGCCTGGCGCTGCTGGGGTTGCAGGAAGCCACCGGGATGCTGGTCGAGCGGCTCACCGGTTGGCTGCTGGGGTTCGCGTCCGGTTGGCCCGAGGTCGTGCGATGGATCGTCGACAAGGCGCTGTGGGCCGCGTTCAGCCTGTTCTTCCACGGCGCGATGACCGCGCTCACCGTGCCGCTGACCATGCTGTTCGGTGCGGCGTTCTTCCCGGCCCTGACCCGCGGCGTGATCCGGCGCACCGGCGGGACGAACCAGGGCGCGCCGTCGTGGTTTCGCTCGGCGGCGGTCTGCCTGCGTCAGACGGTCATCGTCACCCTGGTTCTGCACGTGGGCTGGCTGATCATTCTGCCGCTGCTGTGGATTCCCGGCGTGAACCTCGTCGCGGCCTTCGGGGTCGGTCTGCTGTTCAACGGCTTTCTGACCGGCTCGCTGGTGCTCGCCGTGCCGCTGCACCATCATGGCGTGCGGGGCGTCGGCGAGCAGCTTCGCTTCGCTTGGCGGAACCTCGGCTTCACGCTCGGCTTCGGCATGACCAGCATCTGCGTCCTGATTCTGCCGGTGTTGTCGGTGCGGATGCTCACGCTGCTGCCGATCAGCCCGGTGTTCGCGGTGCCGGGCGTCGCCCTGTACCTGCTGACCGCACCCTCCACCCTGGTCGGGGCGGTCCTGCTGCACCAGCGGATCGAGTCGACGGGCACCGCCGGAACGGCCGGCGGCGTCGACTCCGGCGGGAGTGCTCGGGCATCGGGGAATGCGTGGTCGACCCGGCCCAGCGCCTTGCCGGCCGCGAATCCTGCGTCGCAGGCTTGA
- a CDS encoding nitroreductase family deazaflavin-dependent oxidoreductase, producing MSDWNDRIISEFRANGGQVGGQFAGAPLLLLHTVGAKSGQPRVNPMMYQEVDGGYAVFASKAGAPTNPDWYHNLLVHPRVRAEIGTDTVELVARVATGEERERIWDAQKAAYPGFADYERKTTREIPVVVLEPVP from the coding sequence GTGAGTGACTGGAACGACAGGATAATTTCCGAGTTCCGTGCGAACGGTGGGCAGGTGGGCGGCCAGTTCGCCGGTGCTCCGCTGCTGCTGTTGCACACCGTCGGTGCCAAGAGCGGTCAGCCCCGGGTGAACCCGATGATGTACCAGGAGGTGGACGGCGGGTACGCCGTGTTCGCCTCCAAGGCCGGTGCACCCACCAATCCCGACTGGTACCACAACCTGCTCGTCCACCCGCGGGTCCGAGCGGAGATCGGTACGGACACGGTCGAGCTGGTCGCCAGGGTCGCCACGGGGGAGGAGCGGGAAAGGATCTGGGACGCGCAGAAGGCCGCGTACCCGGGTTTCGCCGACTACGAGCGGAAGACCACCCGCGAGATCCCCGTCGTCGTGCTGGAACCCGTGCCGTAG
- the erm gene encoding 23S ribosomal RNA methyltransferase Erm translates to MPYIQHAGRHEFGQNFLVDRSVIDDFVELVARTDGPIVEIGAGDGALTLPLSRQGRELTAVEIDSKRSKRLSRQTPDNVTVVCADVLSFRFPQHPHVVVGNIPFHVTTPIVRALLAADHWHTAVLLVQWEVARRRAGVGGATLLTASWWPWYDFELHSRVPARAFRPVPSVDGGLFSMVRRGTPLVDDRRGYQEFVRLVFTGKGHGLPEILQRTGRIARKDQQDWQRANRVGPQHLPKDLTAHQWASLWHLVAPARPAGPRRPAPRRPGSPASARRR, encoded by the coding sequence ATGCCCTACATCCAGCACGCCGGGCGACATGAATTCGGCCAGAATTTCCTGGTCGACCGCTCGGTGATCGACGATTTCGTCGAACTCGTCGCCCGGACCGACGGCCCTATCGTGGAGATCGGCGCCGGCGACGGTGCGCTGACCCTACCCCTGAGCCGGCAGGGAAGGGAGTTGACCGCAGTGGAGATCGACTCCAAGCGTTCCAAGCGGCTCAGCCGGCAGACACCCGACAACGTCACCGTGGTCTGCGCGGATGTCCTGAGCTTCCGGTTCCCCCAGCATCCGCACGTGGTCGTCGGGAACATCCCCTTCCACGTGACCACCCCCATCGTGCGGGCTCTCCTCGCCGCGGACCACTGGCACACGGCGGTGCTGCTGGTGCAGTGGGAGGTGGCCCGCAGGCGGGCCGGCGTCGGCGGCGCGACGCTGCTGACCGCGAGCTGGTGGCCCTGGTACGACTTCGAACTGCACTCCCGGGTTCCGGCCCGCGCCTTCCGGCCTGTCCCTTCCGTCGACGGCGGGCTGTTCTCCATGGTCCGTCGCGGGACCCCGCTGGTCGACGACCGGAGGGGTTACCAGGAATTCGTCCGGCTGGTGTTCACCGGCAAGGGGCACGGATTGCCGGAGATCCTTCAGCGGACCGGGCGGATCGCCCGCAAGGACCAGCAGGACTGGCAACGGGCCAACCGGGTGGGGCCGCAGCACCTGCCCAAGGACCTGACCGCCCACCAGTGGGCCTCCCTGTGGCACCTGGTGGCACCCGCCCGGCCGGCCGGCCCCCGCCGTCCGGCACCGCGCCGGCCAGGAAGCCCCGCTTCGGCGCGCCGGCGCTGA
- the desII gene encoding dTDP-4-amino-4,6-dideoxy-D-glucose ammonia-lyase, whose amino-acid sequence MEISASNPVATCAVPGSDPTAAARVLYDEVAGSGIVPPAEIGAAAQGLVALARIYGTTPFLPLEQARREIGLDRAGFGRLLDLFARIPGLRTAVENGPSGRYWTNTVLGLERAGVFDAVLDRRPAFPHLVGLYPGPTCMFRCHFCVRVTGARYQASALDDGNAMFASVIDEVPAHNRDAVYVSGGLEPLTNPGLGALVSRAAERGFRIILYTNSFALTEQKLKGERGLWSLHAIRTSLYGLNDEEYRATTGKQGAFTRVRANLTRFQQLRAERGEPVRLGLSYIVLPGRAGRLSALIDFVAELNEAAPDRPLDYINLREDYSGRPDGKLSLDERAELQAELHRFRERAMQRTPTLHIDYGYALHSLMTGSDVELVRIRPETMRPAAHPQVSVQVDILGDVYLYREAAFPGLAGADRYRIGTVSPGTTLAQVVETFVTSGGSVVAKPGDEYFLDGFDQAVTARLNQMETDVADGWGDRRGFLR is encoded by the coding sequence ATGGAGATCTCCGCCTCGAATCCCGTGGCGACCTGCGCTGTCCCCGGCAGCGACCCGACCGCGGCGGCGCGCGTGCTGTACGACGAGGTCGCCGGGTCAGGAATCGTGCCGCCGGCAGAGATCGGGGCCGCCGCCCAGGGGTTGGTGGCATTGGCACGCATCTACGGGACCACACCTTTTCTGCCGCTTGAGCAGGCCCGCCGCGAAATCGGCCTGGACCGGGCCGGGTTCGGGCGGCTGCTGGACCTGTTCGCCCGGATTCCCGGGTTGCGCACCGCAGTGGAGAACGGACCGTCCGGTCGCTACTGGACCAACACGGTGCTCGGCCTCGAAAGGGCCGGCGTCTTCGACGCCGTGCTCGACCGGAGGCCGGCGTTTCCGCATCTCGTCGGGCTCTACCCGGGCCCCACGTGCATGTTCCGCTGTCACTTCTGCGTAAGGGTCACCGGGGCCCGCTACCAGGCCTCGGCGCTGGACGACGGGAACGCCATGTTCGCCTCTGTCATCGACGAGGTCCCCGCGCACAACCGCGACGCGGTGTACGTCTCCGGTGGCCTCGAGCCACTCACCAACCCCGGGCTCGGTGCACTGGTCAGCCGGGCGGCCGAGCGGGGATTTCGGATCATCCTCTACACCAACTCGTTCGCCCTCACGGAGCAGAAGCTCAAGGGTGAGCGGGGATTGTGGAGCCTGCACGCCATCCGCACGTCGCTGTACGGGTTGAACGACGAGGAATACCGGGCGACCACCGGCAAGCAGGGGGCCTTCACCCGGGTACGGGCGAACCTCACGCGGTTCCAGCAGCTGCGTGCCGAGCGGGGCGAGCCGGTGCGGCTCGGCCTCAGCTACATCGTCCTGCCCGGCCGCGCCGGGCGGCTGAGCGCGCTGATCGACTTCGTCGCCGAGCTCAACGAGGCGGCACCGGACCGCCCGCTGGACTACATCAACCTGCGGGAGGACTACAGCGGGCGGCCGGACGGGAAGCTCTCCCTGGACGAGCGCGCCGAGCTCCAGGCCGAGCTGCACCGGTTCCGGGAGAGGGCAATGCAGCGGACGCCGACCCTGCACATCGACTACGGCTACGCCCTGCACAGCCTGATGACGGGAAGCGACGTGGAGCTCGTGCGTATCCGGCCGGAGACGATGCGCCCTGCGGCCCACCCGCAGGTGTCGGTGCAGGTGGATATCCTCGGTGATGTCTACCTCTATCGGGAGGCGGCGTTTCCGGGCCTGGCCGGTGCCGACCGCTATCGCATCGGCACGGTATCTCCCGGCACGACGTTGGCGCAGGTGGTGGAGACGTTCGTGACCAGCGGCGGATCGGTGGTCGCGAAGCCTGGCGACGAATACTTCCTGGACGGATTCGACCAGGCGGTGACCGCGCGGCTGAACCAGATGGAGACCGACGTCGCCGATGGCTGGGGAGACCGACGGGGTTTCCTCCGCTGA
- a CDS encoding dTDP-4-dehydro-6-deoxyglucose aminotransferase — protein MKRDLGDLALFGGHASFLQQIHVGRPNRIDRARLFDRLSWALDNEWLTNNGPLAREFEERVADMVGVGNCVATCNATVALQLLAHATELTGEVIMPSLTFAATAHAVRWLGLEPVFCDIDPRTGCLDHVAVAAAITPRTSAVFGVHLWGRPCDVNALEKVTADAGLRLFFDAAHAIGCTSQGRPVGRFGHAEVFSFHATKVVNAFEGGAIVTDDDDLAHRVRSLANFGFGLHSPSAAGGTNAKMSEASAAMGLTSLDAFPEVARHNQANYEQYCGELARIPGLSVIDFAPDERHNYQYVIVEIDPDVTGLHRDLLVDLLRAENVVAQRYFSPACHQLEPYRSRQQFQLPHTERLSARVLALPTGSAISREDIRRVCNIVRLAVSRGFELTARWQQQPGPDGQSVVAPG, from the coding sequence ATGAAGCGAGATCTCGGGGATCTGGCACTCTTCGGAGGACACGCCAGCTTCCTCCAGCAGATCCACGTCGGGCGCCCCAACCGGATCGATCGGGCCAGGCTGTTCGACCGGCTGTCCTGGGCGCTCGACAACGAGTGGTTGACCAACAACGGGCCGCTGGCACGGGAGTTCGAGGAGCGGGTCGCCGACATGGTCGGGGTCGGCAACTGCGTGGCGACGTGCAACGCCACGGTGGCCCTCCAGCTGCTCGCGCACGCCACCGAGCTGACCGGTGAGGTGATCATGCCATCGCTCACCTTCGCCGCGACCGCACACGCGGTGCGCTGGCTCGGGCTGGAGCCGGTCTTCTGCGACATCGACCCGCGCACCGGATGCCTCGACCACGTGGCGGTCGCCGCGGCCATCACGCCGCGCACGTCGGCGGTCTTCGGCGTCCACCTCTGGGGCCGCCCCTGCGACGTCAACGCGCTGGAGAAGGTGACCGCCGACGCGGGCCTGCGCCTGTTCTTCGACGCCGCCCACGCCATCGGGTGCACCTCACAGGGCCGCCCGGTGGGGCGGTTCGGCCACGCCGAGGTGTTCAGCTTCCACGCGACGAAGGTCGTCAACGCCTTCGAGGGCGGGGCGATCGTCACCGACGACGACGACCTCGCCCACCGCGTCCGCTCCCTGGCGAACTTCGGCTTCGGCCTGCACAGCCCCAGCGCGGCCGGCGGCACCAACGCGAAGATGAGCGAGGCGTCCGCCGCCATGGGGCTCACCTCGCTCGACGCGTTCCCCGAGGTGGCCCGCCACAACCAGGCCAACTACGAGCAGTACTGCGGTGAGCTGGCCCGGATTCCCGGCCTCAGCGTGATCGACTTCGCCCCCGACGAGCGGCACAACTACCAGTACGTGATCGTCGAGATCGACCCGGACGTCACCGGGTTGCACCGCGACCTGCTCGTCGACCTGCTCCGGGCCGAGAACGTCGTGGCGCAGCGCTACTTCTCGCCGGCCTGTCACCAATTGGAGCCCTACCGGTCCCGGCAGCAGTTCCAGCTGCCGCACACCGAGCGGCTCTCGGCGCGCGTCCTGGCGCTGCCGACCGGCTCCGCCATCTCCCGGGAAGACATCCGCAGGGTGTGCAACATCGTGCGGTTGGCGGTCTCCCGGGGATTCGAATTGACCGCTCGGTGGCAGCAGCAGCCCGGGCCCGACGGACAGAGCGTGGTGGCACCCGGTTGA
- the hflX gene encoding GTPase HflX codes for MDDAHADIGADAEADGRRLDRAALRRVAGLSTERADVTEVEYRQVRLERVVLVGVWTSGTADEAERSLAELAALAETAGAVVLDGVIQRRDRPDPATYIGSGKARELRDIVQEVGADTVICDGELSPAQLVRLEEVVDAKVVDRTALILDIFAQHATSREGKAQVALAQMQYMLPRLRGWGQSLSRQMGGGAGGGGMATRGPGETKIETDRRRIHERMARLRREIAEMKSGRELKRRDRRRNSVPSVAIAGYTNAGKSSLLNRLTGASVLVQNALFATLDPTVRRATTPSGRSYTITDTVGFVRHLPHHLVEAFRSTLEEVAEADLLLHVVDGAHPAPLEQLASVRAVIRDVDAAGVPELVVINKADAATPAALAALAEAEPHHVVVSARTGQGIDTLRQLLEAALPHREVRVDVLIPYVAGSLVARVHADGEVLAEEHTADGTLLQARVAPDLAAELSAYART; via the coding sequence ATGGACGACGCCCACGCCGACATCGGGGCCGATGCCGAGGCCGACGGTCGACGGCTCGACCGGGCCGCCCTGCGGCGGGTCGCCGGGCTGTCGACCGAGAGGGCCGACGTCACGGAGGTCGAGTACCGGCAGGTGCGGCTGGAGCGCGTCGTCCTGGTCGGCGTGTGGACCTCGGGCACCGCCGACGAGGCCGAACGGTCCCTCGCCGAGCTGGCGGCACTCGCCGAGACCGCGGGAGCCGTGGTGCTCGACGGGGTGATCCAGCGCCGCGACCGGCCCGACCCGGCGACGTACATCGGCTCCGGCAAGGCGCGGGAGTTGCGGGACATCGTCCAGGAGGTGGGGGCCGACACGGTGATCTGCGACGGTGAGCTGAGCCCGGCCCAACTGGTACGCCTCGAAGAGGTCGTCGACGCCAAGGTGGTGGACCGCACCGCGCTGATCCTCGACATCTTCGCCCAGCACGCCACGTCCCGCGAGGGGAAGGCGCAGGTGGCCCTGGCACAGATGCAATACATGCTGCCGCGGCTGCGCGGCTGGGGCCAGTCGCTCTCCCGGCAGATGGGCGGAGGTGCCGGCGGCGGTGGCATGGCCACCCGGGGGCCCGGCGAGACCAAGATCGAGACCGACCGGCGGCGCATCCACGAGAGGATGGCCCGGCTCCGACGGGAGATCGCGGAGATGAAGTCCGGCCGCGAACTCAAGCGCCGCGATCGGCGGCGCAACAGCGTCCCGTCGGTCGCGATCGCCGGTTACACCAACGCCGGCAAGTCCTCGCTGCTCAACCGGCTCACTGGCGCGAGCGTGCTGGTGCAGAACGCGCTGTTCGCCACCCTCGACCCGACGGTGCGCCGGGCCACCACCCCGAGCGGGCGCAGCTACACGATCACCGACACCGTCGGATTCGTCCGGCACCTGCCGCACCACCTGGTGGAGGCGTTCCGCTCCACCCTGGAAGAGGTGGCCGAGGCCGACCTCCTGCTGCACGTGGTGGACGGCGCCCACCCCGCCCCGCTGGAGCAGCTCGCCTCGGTGCGCGCGGTCATCCGGGACGTGGACGCGGCGGGAGTGCCCGAACTCGTCGTGATCAACAAGGCCGACGCCGCCACCCCGGCCGCCCTGGCCGCGTTGGCGGAGGCCGAGCCGCACCACGTCGTCGTCTCGGCCCGCACCGGTCAGGGCATCGACACGCTTCGGCAGTTGCTGGAGGCCGCGCTGCCGCACCGGGAGGTCCGGGTCGACGTCCTGATCCCGTACGTCGCGGGCAGCCTCGTGGCCCGGGTGCACGCCGACGGCGAGGTGCTGGCCGAGGAGCACACGGCCGACGGCACCCTGCTGCAGGCGCGGGTGGCCCCCGACCTGGCTGCCGAGCTCAGCGCGTACGCCAGGACCTGA